A part of Mycolicibacterium sp. TUM20985 genomic DNA contains:
- the uca gene encoding urea carboxylase, translated as MTDSVLVANRGEIAVRLIRSARQLGLRTVAVFSDADRGAPHVRLADQAVRLGPAAPSESYLRGDAILEAASATDAAMVHPGYGFLSEDAEFASAVEAAGLVFVGPTPHQLRVFGTKHTARAAARAAGVPVFPGSDLLDDAVTAEAAAEEIGYPVMLKATGGGGGIGMQVCRDADDLQSAFARVSRLAERSFGSAGVFVERFVDEARHVEVQIFGDGTGRVVSLGDRDCSLQRRNQKVIEEAPAPALPEAIRAHLHSSSRALAASLAYRSAGTVEFVYDPRREEASFLEVNARLQVEHPVTEAVTGIDLAAWMFRLARGDGDVLADHLASGAVPVRGHAVEARIYAEDPSREYRPSTGTLVAVDFPGRVAGDPAPRVDTWIEAGTDVSASYDPLLAKVITFADDRDEAFDRLGRALEATVLHGIEVNVGLLRAACALDDVRAARHSTATLAGVVDPRPRITVDRPGLQTTVQDLPGRVGLWNVGVPPSGPMDDLSFRLGNRSLGNPEGAPGLECTASGPALRVTHTTTFCVTGAECLVTIDDAPVPMWEPVVVPAGGVLAVGPAETAGLRTYVLVAGGFDVPTYLGSASTFTLGRFGGHAGRQLVVGDVLRAAPWTSATAAGAVPADLRPAMPSAWELAVTEGPHGAPEFFTREDMDTLFDASYSVHFNSARTGVRLEGPRPTWARPDGGEAGLHPSNIHDNAYSVGALDLTGDTPILLGPDGPSLGGFVCPVTVVAADRWKLGQLRPGDTVRFVPIRAADAPSRSEVGAARLASTPTVRRGTRDGDDGVLARRDGAGAPAVTYRRSGDDNVLVEYGEMVLDLALRARVHALEERLREDARPGILDLTPGIRSLQVHVDPDVLSIDRLLGMLSELEDDLPATSELVVPSRSVRLPLSWDDPATREAIARYTSGVRDDAPWCPSNIEFIRRINGLATQDDVMATVFAAEYLTLGLGDVYLGAPVATPLDPRHRLVTTKYNPARTWTAENSVGIGGAYLCIYGMEGPGGYQFVGRTTQVWSRYRHDAPFEPGTPWLLRFFDRISWYPVTAEELLDLRADIAAGRGSVDITPGTFSLAEHERFLVDNADSIAAFRATQATSFGAERAAWTAAGEFDRAERAESRVVMTSSDVVLDDDEQRVDAPFSSSVWKVDVTVGDRVVVGQPLLALEAMKMETVVTAPADGVITQVLVEAGNQVDPGTPLVVVGAGDRPSRQPDVRGVPA; from the coding sequence GTGACGGACAGCGTCCTGGTCGCCAACCGTGGCGAGATCGCCGTTCGCCTGATTCGGTCCGCGCGGCAGCTCGGCCTGCGCACGGTCGCGGTGTTCTCCGACGCCGATCGAGGCGCACCCCACGTGCGCCTCGCCGACCAGGCCGTGCGACTGGGGCCCGCCGCGCCGAGCGAGAGCTACCTGCGGGGCGACGCGATCCTCGAGGCGGCTTCCGCGACTGACGCCGCCATGGTGCACCCGGGATACGGATTCCTCTCCGAGGACGCGGAATTCGCGTCCGCCGTGGAAGCGGCCGGCCTGGTGTTCGTGGGCCCGACACCGCATCAGCTGCGCGTGTTCGGCACCAAGCACACCGCACGCGCCGCGGCCAGGGCGGCCGGGGTGCCCGTCTTCCCCGGGTCCGACCTGCTCGACGACGCCGTGACGGCCGAGGCCGCGGCCGAGGAGATCGGCTACCCCGTGATGCTCAAGGCAACCGGTGGTGGTGGCGGCATCGGCATGCAGGTCTGCCGGGATGCCGACGACCTTCAGTCGGCCTTCGCCCGCGTCTCCCGGTTGGCCGAGCGGAGTTTCGGTTCCGCGGGCGTGTTCGTCGAACGCTTCGTCGACGAGGCGCGTCACGTCGAGGTGCAGATCTTCGGCGACGGCACCGGACGCGTGGTCTCGCTCGGTGACCGGGACTGCTCCCTGCAGCGCCGCAACCAGAAGGTGATCGAAGAGGCCCCGGCGCCGGCGCTACCGGAAGCCATTCGTGCGCACCTGCATTCGTCGTCACGGGCACTGGCCGCGTCGCTCGCCTACCGGTCTGCGGGGACGGTCGAGTTCGTCTACGACCCGCGGCGGGAGGAGGCCTCGTTCCTCGAAGTGAACGCGCGGCTACAGGTCGAGCATCCCGTCACCGAGGCGGTGACCGGAATCGATCTGGCGGCGTGGATGTTCCGGCTCGCCCGCGGCGACGGTGACGTGCTGGCAGACCATCTCGCGTCCGGCGCCGTGCCGGTCCGCGGCCACGCCGTCGAGGCGCGGATCTATGCCGAAGACCCCTCGCGCGAGTACCGTCCGAGCACCGGCACCTTGGTGGCAGTCGACTTCCCGGGTCGGGTCGCGGGCGATCCGGCGCCGCGCGTGGACACCTGGATCGAGGCGGGCACCGACGTGTCGGCCTCCTATGATCCGTTGCTGGCCAAGGTGATCACGTTCGCCGACGATCGCGACGAGGCGTTCGACCGCCTCGGGCGGGCGCTGGAGGCGACCGTGCTGCACGGCATCGAGGTCAACGTCGGGCTGCTGCGCGCCGCGTGTGCGCTCGACGACGTGCGCGCTGCCCGGCACAGCACCGCCACCCTCGCCGGCGTCGTCGACCCGCGACCGCGCATCACGGTCGACCGGCCCGGTCTGCAGACCACCGTGCAGGACCTGCCTGGACGGGTCGGGCTGTGGAACGTCGGCGTGCCGCCGAGCGGGCCGATGGACGACCTGTCGTTCCGGCTGGGCAATCGCTCGCTGGGCAACCCCGAGGGGGCGCCCGGACTGGAGTGCACCGCGTCGGGCCCGGCGCTGCGCGTCACGCACACGACGACGTTCTGCGTCACCGGCGCCGAATGCCTCGTCACGATCGACGATGCGCCCGTACCGATGTGGGAACCGGTCGTCGTCCCGGCCGGAGGCGTGCTGGCCGTCGGGCCCGCCGAGACCGCGGGCTTGCGTACCTACGTGCTGGTGGCCGGTGGCTTCGACGTGCCGACCTACCTCGGCAGTGCCTCGACGTTCACCCTCGGCCGGTTCGGCGGTCACGCGGGACGCCAACTCGTCGTCGGCGACGTCCTGCGCGCCGCGCCGTGGACCTCGGCGACGGCCGCCGGGGCGGTCCCGGCCGACCTCCGACCCGCGATGCCGTCGGCCTGGGAGCTCGCCGTCACCGAGGGACCGCACGGCGCCCCGGAGTTCTTCACCCGCGAGGACATGGACACGCTGTTCGACGCGTCCTACTCCGTGCACTTCAACTCGGCTCGTACGGGCGTGCGGCTCGAAGGTCCGCGGCCGACGTGGGCCCGGCCCGACGGCGGTGAGGCAGGTCTACACCCGTCCAACATTCACGACAACGCGTATTCCGTTGGCGCCCTTGATCTCACCGGTGACACCCCCATCCTGCTTGGTCCGGACGGGCCCAGCCTGGGTGGCTTCGTCTGCCCGGTCACCGTGGTGGCTGCCGACCGGTGGAAGCTCGGGCAGCTGCGGCCGGGTGACACCGTGCGGTTCGTGCCGATCCGCGCCGCCGACGCGCCGTCGCGGTCCGAGGTCGGTGCGGCCCGGTTGGCGTCCACCCCGACCGTCCGCCGCGGCACACGCGACGGTGACGACGGCGTGCTCGCCCGCCGCGACGGTGCCGGTGCCCCCGCCGTCACGTACCGTCGCAGTGGCGACGACAACGTGCTCGTCGAGTACGGCGAGATGGTGCTCGACCTCGCGCTGCGCGCCAGGGTGCACGCGCTCGAGGAACGGCTGCGCGAGGACGCCCGACCCGGAATCCTGGACCTCACCCCGGGTATCCGTTCACTGCAGGTGCACGTCGACCCGGACGTGCTGTCGATCGACCGCCTGCTGGGCATGCTGTCCGAGCTCGAGGACGATCTGCCCGCCACCTCCGAACTCGTCGTACCGAGCCGGTCGGTGCGGCTACCGCTCAGCTGGGACGATCCGGCGACCCGCGAAGCGATCGCCCGCTACACCTCGGGTGTCCGCGACGACGCCCCCTGGTGTCCGTCCAACATCGAATTCATTCGCAGGATCAACGGATTGGCCACCCAGGACGACGTCATGGCGACGGTCTTCGCGGCGGAGTACCTGACACTCGGGCTCGGGGACGTCTACCTCGGGGCGCCGGTGGCCACCCCGCTCGATCCGCGGCACCGCCTCGTCACCACGAAGTACAACCCGGCGCGGACGTGGACGGCCGAGAACTCGGTCGGCATCGGCGGTGCCTACCTCTGCATCTACGGCATGGAGGGGCCAGGCGGCTACCAGTTCGTCGGCAGGACCACGCAGGTGTGGAGCCGGTACCGACACGACGCGCCCTTCGAGCCGGGGACCCCATGGCTCTTGCGCTTCTTCGACCGCATCTCCTGGTATCCCGTCACGGCCGAGGAGCTACTGGATCTGCGGGCCGACATTGCCGCCGGGCGCGGATCGGTCGACATCACCCCGGGGACGTTCTCCCTGGCCGAGCACGAGCGCTTCCTGGTCGACAACGCCGACTCCATCGCCGCCTTCCGCGCCACCCAGGCCACGTCGTTCGGGGCCGAGCGCGCCGCGTGGACGGCGGCGGGCGAATTCGACCGGGCCGAACGGGCCGAGTCACGGGTGGTCATGACGAGCAGTGACGTGGTCCTCGACGACGACGAGCAACGGGTGGACGCACCGTTTTCGTCGAGCGTGTGGAAGGTCGACGTCACGGTGGGCGACCGCGTCGTCGTCGGTCAGCCGCTGCTCGCGCTCGAGGCGATGAAGATGGAGACCGTCGTGACCGCGCCCGCCGACGGTGTCATCACCCAGGTTCTCGTCGAGGCAGGCAACCAGGTCGACCCGGGCACCCCCCTCGTCGTCGTGGGGGCAGGCGATCGGCCGTCCCGGCAACCCGACGTGAGGGGAGTGCCGGCATGA
- a CDS encoding urea amidolyase associated protein UAAP2 yields the protein MSTPVRHDALVPGRVVLDQTVAARAAWSAVVAAGDVLTIVDLAGNQAVDCLLYAAGDTTVRYSASETIARQGRIVLTTGSVLRADTGTALMTVVGDEVGVHDTLGGACSKESNTLRYGQHTRAQHGCMENFLLEGARHGLGARDLASNINWFMNVPVDPDGALGIVDGLSAPGKRVALRAEVDTLVLVSNCPQINNPCNAFDPTPVQMIVTRPSEIA from the coding sequence GTGAGCACCCCGGTACGCCACGACGCCCTGGTGCCCGGTCGCGTCGTCCTCGATCAGACCGTGGCCGCGCGGGCCGCGTGGTCGGCGGTGGTGGCCGCCGGGGACGTGCTGACGATCGTGGACCTCGCGGGTAATCAGGCGGTCGACTGCCTGCTCTATGCGGCCGGCGACACCACCGTCCGCTATTCGGCGTCGGAAACCATTGCGCGCCAGGGCCGGATCGTGCTGACGACCGGATCCGTACTGCGGGCCGACACCGGAACCGCCCTGATGACGGTGGTCGGCGACGAGGTCGGCGTGCACGACACCCTCGGCGGTGCCTGCTCCAAGGAGTCCAACACCTTGCGCTACGGCCAGCACACGCGAGCTCAACACGGCTGCATGGAGAACTTCCTGCTCGAGGGCGCCCGCCACGGTCTGGGCGCCAGGGACCTGGCGAGCAACATCAACTGGTTCATGAACGTGCCGGTCGATCCCGACGGCGCACTCGGAATCGTCGACGGGCTGTCGGCGCCGGGCAAGCGGGTTGCCCTGCGTGCGGAGGTCGACACCCTCGTGCTGGTCTCCAACTGCCCGCAGATCAACAACCCGTGCAACGCCTTCGATCCGACACCGGTCCAGATGATCGTCACCCGCCCCAGTGAGATCGCGTGA
- a CDS encoding urea amidolyase associated protein UAAP1, producing MTSEQRDSHRADPAGTATTAGARAHARAQHGRTAEAMRHVPASSSPTAPDGVPLDSLVWSEHVAAGGYTTAVLARGTRVRLTDLDGDACAHVLLYRADGPHERLNVADTVKVPWQAYLGVGHPLLSGFGRVLATVVADTSSAHDALTGTTTRVGNETRYGAGAPESASPAGRELLLLAALKNGLGPRDLPPSPSFFKAVRVAADGTLQWQGSAGPGTSVDLLLHVDAIVAVANTAHPLDPRPEFTCSPLRIHAWPAPGELDLLVAGELVGPLHPEHRQAVANTDADLIARGVS from the coding sequence GTGACGAGCGAACAGCGCGACTCGCACCGCGCCGACCCGGCGGGCACCGCCACTACCGCGGGGGCGAGGGCACACGCGCGGGCGCAGCACGGGCGGACCGCCGAAGCCATGCGTCACGTCCCGGCCTCGAGCAGTCCGACGGCTCCCGACGGGGTACCGCTCGACAGTCTAGTCTGGTCGGAACACGTTGCGGCAGGCGGATATACGACGGCTGTACTGGCGCGGGGGACACGGGTCCGGTTGACCGATCTCGACGGTGACGCGTGCGCACACGTTCTGCTGTACCGCGCCGACGGACCCCACGAACGCCTCAACGTCGCCGATACCGTGAAGGTGCCGTGGCAGGCCTATCTCGGTGTCGGACATCCGCTGCTCAGCGGGTTCGGACGCGTCCTGGCCACCGTGGTCGCCGACACCTCATCGGCCCACGATGCATTGACCGGCACCACGACCCGCGTCGGGAACGAGACCCGCTACGGCGCCGGCGCACCGGAGTCGGCGTCACCCGCCGGGCGCGAACTGTTGTTGCTCGCCGCGTTGAAGAACGGCCTCGGCCCGCGTGACCTGCCCCCGTCGCCGTCCTTCTTCAAGGCGGTTCGGGTGGCGGCCGACGGGACGCTCCAATGGCAGGGGTCGGCGGGTCCCGGCACGAGCGTCGACCTGCTGCTGCACGTCGACGCCATCGTCGCGGTGGCGAACACGGCCCATCCGCTCGACCCACGGCCCGAGTTCACGTGTTCACCGCTGCGGATCCACGCGTGGCCCGCGCCCGGTGAGCTCGACCTGCTGGTGGCCGGTGAGCTGGTGGGTCCCCTGCACCCCGAACACCGCCAAGCGGTCGCCAACACCGACGCCGATCTGATCGCCAGAGGAGTCTCGTGA
- a CDS encoding YciI family protein, whose product MFHVLTITYLQPADVIDHARPAHLAWLADEVDAGRLILTGRLESGAGGVLITADMSTPDAEDVIARDPYSVQGLVRYDRVGFTGGLRAPSL is encoded by the coding sequence GTGTTCCACGTGTTGACGATCACGTATCTGCAACCGGCCGACGTCATCGATCACGCCCGACCTGCCCACCTCGCGTGGCTTGCCGACGAGGTCGATGCCGGTCGTCTGATCCTCACCGGGCGCTTGGAGTCGGGCGCCGGAGGCGTGCTGATCACCGCGGACATGAGCACGCCCGACGCCGAGGACGTCATCGCCCGAGACCCCTACTCGGTGCAGGGGCTGGTGCGGTACGACCGCGTCGGGTTCACCGGCGGACTGCGTGCGCCGAGTCTCTGA
- a CDS encoding NAD(P)-dependent alcohol dehydrogenase produces MTTTVSAMAATSATDPLTKTTIERRDVGPYDVAFDIKFAGICHSDIHTVKGEWGVPEYPVVAGHEIAGVVTEVGAEVTKYKVGDHVGVGCFVDSCRECDNCKAGLQQYCTGEGGMVGTYNATGKDGTPTYGGYSQAIVVDENYVLRIPDNIPLDKAAPLLCAGITLFSPLHHWGAGPGKKVAIIGLGGLGHMGVMIAHAMGAEVTVLSQSLKKMEDGLRLGADEYYATSDPDTFTKLAGKFDLIVNTVSATLDLAAYMNLLATDGTLVEVGAPEKPMELPFFPLAAQRRSLSGSMIGGIPETQEMLDFCAKHEIAPEIEVIAADYVNEAYERVLASDVRYRFVIDTATL; encoded by the coding sequence ATGACCACCACAGTTTCCGCGATGGCCGCCACCTCGGCCACCGATCCACTGACCAAGACCACCATCGAGCGCCGTGACGTCGGCCCCTACGACGTCGCGTTCGACATCAAGTTCGCCGGCATCTGCCACTCCGACATCCACACCGTCAAGGGTGAGTGGGGCGTTCCCGAGTATCCGGTCGTCGCGGGCCACGAGATCGCCGGCGTCGTCACCGAGGTCGGCGCCGAGGTCACCAAGTACAAGGTCGGCGATCACGTCGGGGTCGGGTGCTTCGTGGACTCCTGCCGTGAGTGCGACAACTGCAAGGCCGGTCTGCAGCAGTACTGCACCGGCGAGGGCGGCATGGTCGGCACCTACAACGCCACCGGCAAGGACGGCACCCCGACTTACGGCGGTTACAGCCAGGCCATCGTCGTCGACGAGAACTACGTGCTGCGGATCCCCGACAACATCCCGCTGGACAAGGCGGCACCCCTGCTGTGCGCCGGCATCACCCTGTTCTCGCCCCTGCACCACTGGGGTGCCGGGCCCGGCAAGAAGGTCGCCATCATCGGCCTCGGCGGCCTCGGCCACATGGGCGTCATGATCGCGCACGCCATGGGCGCCGAGGTGACGGTCCTGAGCCAGTCGCTGAAGAAGATGGAGGACGGTCTGCGTCTCGGCGCCGACGAGTACTACGCCACCAGTGACCCGGATACCTTCACCAAACTGGCCGGCAAGTTCGACCTCATCGTGAACACCGTTTCGGCGACTCTCGATCTGGCCGCCTACATGAACCTGCTCGCCACCGACGGCACCCTGGTCGAGGTCGGGGCGCCGGAGAAGCCGATGGAGTTGCCGTTCTTCCCGCTCGCTGCGCAGCGTCGCAGCCTGTCCGGCTCGATGATCGGCGGCATTCCCGAGACCCAGGAAATGCTCGACTTCTGTGCCAAGCACGAGATCGCGCCCGAGATCGAGGTCATCGCCGCCGACTACGTCAACGAGGCGTATGAGCGGGTGCTCGCCAGCGACGTCCGGTACCGGTTCGTCATCGACACCGCCACGCTGTAA
- a CDS encoding APC family permease, with product MSAESATTDDTSAARSNGLKKGSIGIVAVIFMAVANAAPITAMTGNVPIAVGFGNGLGAPAGFLFATIILTLFALGYVAMARHITTTGAFYGFISHGLGQTWGMASGMLATFAYVVFEGSLIGGCAYFANDAINTIFGVDVPWLVIAIVAIVAIAALCYFDISLTAAILGITLTAEVLILLALAFSVIFSGGGPDGFMLNQTVLLNNAFEGLPAGAFGTAAAAGSMAIGLFFAFWSWVGFETTAVYGEESRNPKKIIPRATIIAVVGLGLFYTFISAMVIAGNGAKTSVETSISASPLDLFFNLVQNNLGGVLLDVYKGLLVIGSFACALAFHNAASRYLFALGREVPSDRIKNTIGGTHPQHGSPYIASTIQSVITLLIVLAFAFFTAVQVPDANGTPVDTPALVPYVNVYGLLALIGTAAILLVQAICSAAVIWFFWVKKTHRGNVITTLICPLIGGVAMLYVVWLLWDNREFAAGLAAKSDVFKVAPYMILAVFLIGLAYAVWLRTTKPEMYAEIGRTVMEDAHERSDA from the coding sequence GTGAGTGCTGAATCCGCAACAACCGACGACACGTCAGCCGCGCGGTCCAATGGACTGAAGAAGGGATCCATCGGCATCGTCGCGGTCATCTTCATGGCCGTCGCCAATGCCGCTCCGATCACCGCGATGACGGGCAACGTGCCCATCGCGGTCGGTTTTGGCAACGGCCTGGGCGCCCCCGCGGGCTTCCTGTTCGCGACGATCATCTTGACCCTGTTCGCCCTCGGGTACGTCGCGATGGCGCGACACATCACCACGACGGGCGCCTTCTACGGCTTCATCTCGCACGGCCTCGGCCAGACCTGGGGCATGGCCAGCGGCATGCTGGCCACGTTCGCCTACGTGGTGTTCGAAGGGTCGCTGATCGGCGGTTGCGCGTACTTCGCCAATGACGCCATCAACACCATCTTCGGCGTGGACGTCCCCTGGCTGGTCATCGCCATCGTCGCGATCGTGGCCATTGCGGCGCTGTGCTACTTCGACATCAGCCTCACTGCGGCCATCCTGGGCATCACGCTCACCGCGGAGGTCCTCATCCTCTTGGCGCTCGCGTTCTCGGTGATCTTCTCCGGTGGCGGCCCCGACGGGTTCATGCTCAATCAGACCGTGCTGCTCAACAATGCGTTCGAGGGCTTGCCCGCAGGGGCATTCGGCACGGCCGCCGCAGCGGGCTCGATGGCGATCGGCCTCTTCTTCGCCTTCTGGTCGTGGGTCGGTTTCGAGACCACTGCCGTGTACGGCGAAGAGTCGCGCAACCCGAAGAAGATCATTCCCAGGGCGACGATCATCGCGGTCGTCGGCCTCGGCTTGTTCTACACGTTCATCTCGGCCATGGTGATTGCCGGCAACGGTGCGAAGACCTCCGTCGAAACGTCGATCAGCGCATCGCCGCTCGACCTGTTCTTCAACCTGGTGCAGAACAACCTCGGCGGAGTGCTGCTCGACGTGTACAAGGGCCTGCTGGTGATCGGCTCGTTCGCCTGCGCCCTGGCGTTCCACAACGCGGCGTCGCGGTACCTCTTTGCCCTGGGGCGTGAAGTCCCGTCGGACAGGATCAAGAACACCATCGGCGGCACCCATCCTCAGCACGGGTCGCCGTACATCGCGTCGACGATTCAGAGCGTGATCACACTGCTGATCGTGTTGGCCTTCGCGTTCTTCACCGCCGTTCAGGTGCCCGACGCCAACGGCACACCCGTCGACACCCCGGCCCTGGTGCCGTACGTCAACGTCTACGGCCTGCTGGCGCTCATCGGCACCGCGGCGATCCTGCTGGTGCAGGCCATCTGCTCGGCGGCGGTGATCTGGTTCTTCTGGGTCAAGAAGACTCACCGCGGCAACGTGATCACCACGCTGATCTGCCCGCTCATCGGCGGAGTGGCGATGCTGTACGTGGTGTGGCTGCTGTGGGACAACCGCGAGTTCGCGGCTGGTCTGGCGGCGAAGTCCGACGTGTTCAAGGTGGCGCCGTACATGATCCTGGCGGTCTTCCTCATCGGTCTGGCCTACGCGGTGTGGCTGCGCACCACCAAGCCGGAGATGTACGCCGAGATCGGTCGGACGGTCATGGAGGACGCGCACGAGCGCAGCGAC